A region of Polyangiaceae bacterium DNA encodes the following proteins:
- the solA gene encoding N-methyl-L-tryptophan oxidase, with the protein MGGWDVIVVGVGGMGSVACLELARRGARVLGIEQHALGHALGSSHGETRLYRRAYFEAPDYVPLMDRALALWRELERESGEELAVQTGLALFGPPRGGLLERAEAHGAAHGIRFERLALTEAERRFPDLSAMPDAEAMFEPEAGFLRVERCVEVAARLALARGARIESNLRVTSLTSDGGGVRVETERGSFAAASVVLAAGPWSAPLLGGLGARLAVQRQVLLWLACEPDAYRLDSGTPAFGFDTPAGFFYGFPSLEPGALKVARHMLGERVPSPAELDRELRPEDARPVQEFAARHLPKAHSRVLRHHVCMYTMTPDEHFIVDRHPEEPRLVVAAGFSGHGFKFASAIGRAVADLALDGMTREPIGFLSARRFAHFGAV; encoded by the coding sequence GTGGGTGGCTGGGACGTCATCGTGGTCGGAGTCGGCGGGATGGGCTCCGTCGCCTGTCTCGAGCTCGCTCGCCGGGGCGCGCGGGTGCTCGGCATCGAGCAGCACGCGCTCGGTCACGCGCTGGGCAGCTCCCACGGCGAGACGCGCCTGTACCGCCGCGCTTACTTCGAAGCTCCGGACTACGTGCCGCTGATGGATCGCGCGCTCGCGCTCTGGCGCGAGCTCGAGCGAGAGTCCGGCGAGGAGCTGGCCGTCCAGACCGGGCTCGCGCTGTTCGGCCCGCCCCGCGGCGGGCTGCTCGAGCGGGCCGAGGCCCACGGCGCGGCGCACGGCATCCGCTTCGAGCGGCTCGCTCTCACCGAGGCCGAGCGCCGCTTCCCGGACTTGTCCGCCATGCCGGACGCCGAAGCGATGTTCGAGCCGGAGGCGGGCTTCTTGCGCGTCGAGCGTTGCGTGGAGGTAGCGGCGCGTCTGGCGCTCGCGCGCGGCGCGCGCATCGAGTCGAACCTGCGGGTGACGTCGCTCACGAGCGACGGAGGGGGCGTACGCGTCGAGACGGAGCGCGGCAGCTTCGCGGCGGCGAGCGTGGTGCTCGCTGCCGGCCCCTGGTCGGCCCCGCTGCTCGGCGGTCTCGGCGCTCGACTGGCGGTGCAGCGCCAAGTGCTGCTCTGGCTCGCGTGCGAGCCCGACGCCTACCGCCTCGACTCGGGGACGCCAGCCTTCGGGTTCGACACGCCGGCGGGTTTCTTCTACGGCTTCCCGTCGCTGGAGCCCGGCGCGCTCAAAGTCGCCCGGCACATGCTGGGAGAGCGTGTCCCGAGCCCGGCGGAGCTCGATCGCGAGCTTCGCCCCGAGGACGCGCGCCCAGTGCAGGAATTCGCCGCCCGACACCTGCCGAAAGCGCACTCCCGCGTGCTCCGCCATCACGTCTGCATGTACACGATGACGCCCGACGAGCATTTCATCGTCGATCGCCACCCGGAGGAGCCGCGCCTGGTCGTCGCGGCGGGCTTCAGCGGGCACGGCTTCAAGTTCGCGTCGGCCATCGGGCGCGCCGTCGCGGATCTCGCGCTCGACGGGATGACCCGCGAGCCGATCGGGTTCTTGAGCGCGCGGCGCTTCGCTCACTTCGGCGCGGTCTGA
- a CDS encoding protein kinase, with the protein MTQEPYKPNVELAQGPLGTLAVAQGAERAVLLRTVRQSTGWKAATLDAWAASSTRAQALHHPSLLAVIDVSRTADALVIATEYVQGVPLSVLIARARAKHRAIPPELAERVVLDLARSVASTQELLAKQGDPRPLGWVHPESVLVTSGDDALIADVGLLGLDVVAEHADLLTFRAPELLDGRGVTPNSAVYSLGLLLWELLAGRNALGEGTTASSAAEVRRRALAGAIPRLDLVAPSAPALLVGIASQAIHRDPAERFPDIAAFVETLSVRKRPGPGALVRFMNELCGDLVEAQRGAVVRPQAAAASWRPTFHPGDEAPEVSIPRAPRAIGLAAFREPVAAPAVVIADKPEPEPKPTPAAEAPPIELPPAPPAHAPQATLPLILVKKVSTPPPAITAPIAAVEDDDEALPPVRSSRRGAFMVLVALIVAGAGALAYVAYQKQQQGEVAEPALTPPAPSPASASPSVAAPAESASAAPSASSAPPERESKAERRAREAREEREARDERRKRRDAGAAPSRDWGKVDEEEPANPKSDNPYADPPAPAPAPAPAASSKFGY; encoded by the coding sequence ATGACCCAGGAACCCTACAAGCCGAACGTCGAGCTGGCGCAGGGGCCGCTCGGCACCCTCGCGGTGGCCCAGGGAGCCGAGCGCGCGGTCTTGCTCCGGACCGTCCGTCAATCCACCGGTTGGAAGGCGGCGACCCTCGACGCTTGGGCCGCGTCGAGCACCCGAGCCCAGGCGTTGCACCACCCGAGCCTGCTCGCGGTCATCGACGTGAGTCGCACGGCAGACGCGCTCGTCATCGCCACCGAATACGTCCAAGGCGTCCCTCTCTCCGTGCTGATCGCGCGCGCCCGAGCGAAACACCGCGCCATTCCCCCTGAGCTGGCCGAACGCGTGGTGCTGGACCTGGCGAGGTCGGTCGCGAGCACGCAAGAGCTCCTGGCCAAGCAGGGTGACCCGCGCCCGCTCGGATGGGTGCACCCCGAGAGCGTGCTGGTCACGAGCGGGGATGACGCGTTGATCGCCGACGTCGGTCTGCTCGGGCTCGACGTCGTGGCGGAGCACGCCGACCTCCTGACCTTCCGCGCTCCGGAGCTGCTCGACGGACGCGGGGTGACGCCCAACTCTGCGGTTTACTCGCTCGGCCTCTTGCTCTGGGAGCTGCTCGCCGGCCGCAACGCCCTGGGCGAAGGGACCACGGCGTCGAGCGCCGCGGAGGTGCGGCGCCGCGCGCTGGCCGGTGCCATTCCGCGCCTCGATCTGGTCGCTCCCAGCGCTCCGGCGCTCCTGGTGGGCATCGCGAGCCAGGCCATCCACCGCGATCCCGCCGAGCGCTTCCCCGACATCGCAGCGTTCGTCGAGACGCTCTCCGTGCGGAAGCGCCCAGGGCCCGGCGCGCTCGTCCGCTTCATGAACGAGCTGTGCGGCGATCTGGTCGAGGCCCAGCGTGGCGCTGTGGTGCGACCGCAGGCGGCCGCCGCGTCCTGGCGTCCCACGTTTCACCCCGGCGACGAAGCGCCCGAAGTCTCGATCCCGCGCGCTCCGAGGGCCATCGGGCTCGCCGCGTTCCGCGAGCCGGTCGCGGCACCCGCCGTGGTGATCGCCGACAAGCCGGAGCCTGAGCCGAAGCCCACGCCCGCAGCGGAAGCCCCGCCGATCGAGCTGCCGCCCGCGCCCCCGGCGCACGCCCCGCAAGCCACGCTGCCGCTCATCTTGGTGAAGAAGGTCTCGACTCCGCCGCCCGCGATCACCGCGCCGATCGCCGCAGTCGAAGACGACGACGAAGCGCTCCCGCCGGTGCGCTCGAGCCGCCGCGGCGCGTTCATGGTCCTCGTCGCGCTGATCGTGGCAGGAGCTGGCGCGCTGGCCTACGTCGCCTACCAGAAACAGCAGCAGGGCGAGGTCGCGGAGCCCGCTCTGACGCCGCCGGCGCCGAGCCCGGCGAGCGCCAGCCCTTCGGTGGCCGCACCCGCCGAGAGCGCCAGCGCGGCACCCAGCGCGAGCAGCGCTCCGCCGGAGCGCGAGTCGAAGGCAGAGCGTCGCGCGCGCGAAGCCCGCGAGGAGCGCGAAGCCCGCGACGAGAGGCGGAAGCGGCGTGACGCCGGGGCTGCCCCGTCCAGAGACTGGGGCAAGGTGGACGAAGAGGAGCCGGCCAACCCCAAGAGCGACAACCCTTACGCGGACCCTCCCGCACCGGCGCCAGCGCCGGCACCCGCGGCGAGCTCGAAGTTCGGGTACTGA
- a CDS encoding DUF1592 domain-containing protein — translation MREPLRRNPGWLAGLLGAAAAAGLTGFGCSSDSDPGKSGGSGGTGQTGQCLSTREYFAEKVWAPVMAEHCLKCHAPDGEAVMEGAKFQLLPASYPGFLDANLEMAKKFAKTQYDGKSYLLFKPLGDIDHGGGVVFEAGSPEHQALESFVKNLPATEACAGGSSAMSFDDVVQLDALSTLRKASITLLGRLPKPAEIEKVVTEGEAALSAVLLEMMKEDAFFDRIKEIFNDVYLTDRYLGYSSYAANLLNKTQFPNAGDAWFETLPTADQTKVNRALAREPLELVAHIVKNDKPFSEVVTADYTVMNYFSAKIYNADLNGLSQTDETDFQERKIVALGEGTIPHAGVLSSPVWLNRFPTTPTNRNRHRSRMIFKFFLATDILKVAERPLDPTAATAVQNPTMNDQSCSVCHRMIDPIAGAFQKYDDNDQEKFEPKNTWHNDMVLSGFGGEVMENKDYDAALPWLGARIVADPRFSLSVVYTMYTALTGQEPLEYPRSADSPTLKEELAAWTAQDAMFRRIADTFVKEGQNLKLVVRDIVLSPYFRGKNTKAALSEGRAAELAGVGTGRLIIPEVLGRKIRAVTGLPWGKGVGYYKTDYLSSDYRILYGGIDSDDVTKRLSAPNGVMANVGWRMANEVACQTTAWDLSVDDPAARFLFPYVEVADTPDTSAAAIKKNIQYLHAHVLGEALPLGDPELDKTYQLFVDTWNEGKAAIAAKTLTADIVYSCRARKNPYTDQDLPTAERLEKDPDYTVRAWMAVVTYLMSDFHFLYE, via the coding sequence ATGCGAGAACCTCTTCGGCGGAACCCCGGCTGGCTGGCGGGCCTCTTGGGCGCGGCCGCGGCCGCGGGGCTCACGGGCTTCGGCTGCAGCAGCGACTCGGATCCGGGCAAGAGCGGTGGCTCCGGCGGCACCGGCCAGACCGGCCAGTGCCTGAGCACCCGCGAGTACTTCGCGGAAAAGGTTTGGGCGCCGGTGATGGCCGAGCACTGCCTCAAGTGCCACGCGCCGGACGGCGAGGCCGTGATGGAGGGCGCCAAGTTTCAGCTCCTGCCCGCGTCGTACCCGGGCTTCCTCGACGCGAACCTGGAGATGGCGAAGAAGTTCGCGAAGACGCAGTACGACGGCAAGAGCTACCTGCTGTTCAAGCCCCTGGGCGACATCGATCACGGCGGCGGCGTGGTGTTCGAGGCGGGCAGCCCCGAGCACCAAGCGCTCGAGTCGTTCGTGAAGAACCTGCCGGCCACGGAGGCCTGCGCCGGCGGCAGCTCGGCGATGTCCTTCGACGACGTGGTGCAGCTCGACGCCCTGAGCACCCTGCGCAAGGCCAGCATCACCCTCTTGGGCCGGCTGCCCAAGCCGGCAGAGATCGAGAAGGTCGTCACCGAAGGCGAGGCCGCCCTCTCCGCCGTGCTGCTCGAGATGATGAAGGAAGACGCCTTCTTCGACCGAATCAAGGAGATCTTCAACGACGTCTACCTGACCGACCGCTACCTGGGCTACTCGAGCTACGCCGCGAATCTGCTCAACAAGACGCAGTTCCCCAACGCGGGGGATGCCTGGTTCGAGACGCTGCCGACCGCGGATCAGACCAAGGTCAATCGGGCGCTCGCTCGCGAGCCGCTCGAGCTCGTCGCGCACATCGTGAAGAACGACAAGCCCTTCTCGGAGGTGGTCACCGCCGACTACACGGTGATGAACTACTTCTCCGCCAAGATCTACAACGCGGATCTGAACGGCCTCTCCCAGACGGACGAGACCGACTTCCAGGAGCGGAAGATCGTGGCGCTGGGCGAGGGCACCATCCCGCACGCCGGCGTCTTGTCCAGCCCGGTCTGGCTGAACCGCTTCCCGACCACGCCGACCAACCGGAACCGGCACCGGTCGCGCATGATCTTCAAGTTCTTCCTGGCCACCGACATCCTGAAGGTCGCGGAGCGGCCGCTGGATCCGACGGCGGCGACGGCGGTGCAGAACCCGACCATGAACGATCAGAGCTGTAGCGTCTGCCACCGCATGATCGACCCCATCGCCGGCGCGTTCCAGAAGTACGACGACAACGACCAGGAGAAGTTCGAGCCGAAGAACACCTGGCACAACGACATGGTGCTCTCCGGCTTCGGCGGCGAGGTCATGGAGAACAAGGACTACGACGCCGCGCTGCCCTGGCTGGGCGCGCGCATCGTCGCGGATCCGCGCTTCTCGCTCTCGGTCGTGTACACGATGTACACGGCGCTGACGGGGCAGGAGCCCCTCGAGTACCCGCGGAGCGCCGACTCGCCCACGCTCAAAGAGGAGCTCGCCGCCTGGACGGCGCAGGACGCGATGTTCCGGCGCATCGCCGACACCTTCGTGAAGGAAGGCCAGAACCTGAAGCTGGTCGTGCGCGACATCGTGCTCTCGCCCTACTTCCGCGGGAAGAACACCAAGGCGGCCCTCAGCGAAGGACGCGCGGCCGAGCTCGCCGGCGTCGGCACCGGACGGCTGATCATCCCCGAGGTGCTGGGCCGCAAGATCCGCGCGGTCACTGGGCTCCCCTGGGGCAAGGGCGTCGGCTACTACAAGACCGACTACCTGAGCTCGGACTACCGCATCCTCTACGGCGGCATCGACTCGGACGACGTGACCAAGCGCCTGTCCGCGCCGAACGGCGTGATGGCCAACGTGGGCTGGCGCATGGCCAACGAGGTCGCCTGCCAGACCACGGCCTGGGACCTCTCCGTGGACGATCCGGCCGCGCGCTTCTTGTTCCCCTACGTGGAGGTCGCGGACACGCCGGACACCAGCGCGGCAGCCATCAAGAAGAACATCCAGTATCTGCACGCCCACGTGCTGGGCGAGGCGCTGCCGCTCGGCGACCCGGAGCTCGACAAGACCTACCAGCTCTTCGTGGACACCTGGAACGAGGGCAAGGCGGCCATCGCCGCGAAGACCCTGACGGCGGACATCGTCTACTCGTGCCGGGCTCGCAAGAACCCCTACACCGACCAGGATCTACCCACCGCCGAGCGCCTCGAGAAGGACCCGGACTACACCGTGCGCGCGTGGATGGCCGTGGTCACCTACCTCATGTCCGATTTCCACTTCCTGTACGAGTGA
- the udk gene encoding uridine kinase has protein sequence MRSTSGVLKSAQRVAQLCASPAQSSRLPHPFFSRRSTSCSQATGAVRAFFRSSSTRRSTSPESSGVSFLQTRSQSSARDAAWEHSAPVHFASLSRLVTSARHSALRPPGTPSVAYSHSALWGSVELEAGSGGGASTAGGGAAQATDPQAQSKEETKARIGAPPSGASRSFYGRNTPDRKPQRFDETGAASASRNSAVTRPYIVGVAGGTGSGKTTVARSIASALPQGTATLLEHDSYYRDRPDISYEERSELNFDHPDSLETELLVEHLDALRRGESVDVPSYDFSTHRRREERHRVAPAPVIAVEGILVFADERLRQRFDLKVFVDTDADIRVFRRIRRDLEQRGRTFQSVRDQYYRTVRPMHLQFVEPSKRWADVIVPEGGKNSVAIELLVSKLKSVISG, from the coding sequence ATGCGCAGCACCAGCGGCGTGCTGAAGTCCGCGCAGCGGGTGGCCCAGCTCTGCGCGTCCCCCGCGCAGTCCTCCCGCTTGCCGCACCCGTTCTTCAGTAGGCGCTCGACCTCTTGCTCGCAGGCCACCGGCGCCGTGCGCGCCTTCTTCCGAAGCTCTTCGACCCGGCGCTCGACGTCACCGGAGAGCTCCGGCGTCAGCTTCTTGCAGACGCGCAGCCAGTCCTCGGCGAGGGACGCGGCGTGGGAGCACAGCGCCCCCGTGCACTTCGCCTCGCTCTCCAGGCTCGTCACCAGCGCGCGGCACTCGGCCTTGCGCCCGCCGGGCACACCGTCCGTCGCGTACAGCCACTCCGCGCTCTGGGGCTCGGTCGAGCTCGAGGCTGGCTCGGGTGGGGGAGCCTCCACCGCCGGTGGTGGGGCGGCGCAGGCGACGGACCCGCAAGCGCAGAGCAAAGAGGAGACGAAAGCTCGCATCGGTGCGCCCCCCTCCGGGGCGAGCCGGAGCTTTTACGGCCGAAACACCCCCGACCGCAAGCCTCAGCGCTTTGACGAGACAGGCGCCGCGTCCGCGTCTAGAAACAGCGCCGTGACGCGACCGTACATCGTCGGAGTCGCCGGCGGCACTGGCTCGGGCAAGACCACCGTCGCCCGCTCCATCGCATCCGCTTTGCCCCAGGGCACCGCGACCCTACTGGAGCACGACAGCTACTACAGGGATCGTCCCGACATCAGCTACGAGGAGCGCTCGGAGCTGAACTTCGACCACCCGGACTCGCTGGAGACGGAGCTCTTGGTCGAGCACCTGGACGCGCTTCGGCGGGGCGAGAGCGTGGACGTTCCGAGCTACGACTTCTCCACGCACCGCCGCCGGGAAGAGCGGCACAGGGTCGCGCCCGCTCCCGTCATCGCCGTGGAGGGCATCCTGGTCTTCGCCGACGAGCGCCTGCGGCAGCGCTTCGATCTCAAGGTGTTCGTGGACACCGACGCCGACATCCGCGTGTTCCGCCGCATCCGTCGCGACCTCGAGCAGCGCGGGCGCACCTTCCAGTCGGTGCGCGATCAGTACTACCGAACCGTGCGCCCCATGCACCTTCAGTTCGTCGAGCCGAGCAAGCGCTGGGCCGACGTGATCGTCCCCGAGGGGGGAAAGAACAGCGTCGCCATCGAGCTCCTGGTCAGCAAGCTCAAGAGCGTGATCAGCGGCTGA
- a CDS encoding 2-hydroxychromene-2-carboxylate isomerase, producing MQRVLFYFDYASPWAYLANELLPARLSGIDVAFCPVYLRGLETFAQGMPYTAAKLQYIARDLVRCTEHEGVRFTPPPVFPINGLYALRAALLAERDGVLARLHSALFRAAWAEARDVSNKAVVAELAREVGLAQVAEALDDPWAKTELKTRTEAAAARGVFGVPTFAAGDELFWGHDRIEYVRRFASQPE from the coding sequence ATGCAGCGCGTGCTCTTCTACTTCGACTACGCGAGCCCCTGGGCCTACCTCGCGAACGAGCTCCTGCCGGCGAGGCTCTCGGGGATCGACGTCGCGTTTTGCCCGGTCTACCTGCGCGGGCTCGAGACCTTCGCCCAGGGCATGCCCTACACGGCGGCGAAGCTCCAGTACATCGCCCGCGATCTGGTGCGCTGCACGGAGCACGAGGGCGTGCGCTTCACCCCGCCGCCGGTCTTCCCCATCAACGGCCTCTACGCGCTACGCGCGGCGCTCCTGGCCGAACGCGACGGCGTCCTCGCCCGGCTCCACTCCGCGCTGTTCCGCGCCGCCTGGGCGGAGGCGCGAGACGTCTCCAACAAGGCGGTCGTCGCCGAGCTGGCTCGGGAGGTCGGCCTCGCCCAGGTGGCCGAGGCGCTCGACGACCCTTGGGCCAAGACCGAGCTCAAGACCCGCACCGAGGCCGCCGCCGCCCGGGGCGTGTTCGGGGTGCCGACCTTCGCCGCCGGCGACGAGCTGTTCTGGGGTCACGACCGGATAGAGTACGTCCGGCGCTTCGCGTCACAGCCGGAGTAG
- a CDS encoding DUF4349 domain-containing protein translates to MKQLLSWLVLLIAVVGCGAAKSGDAASSGGAAYPGAPMADSVQTVSEGEMMEADEAPPAPPEPGPAPEGAMVAGRASAGSTGGAPPPAQAPMPAAKAAPARQPDLAARDNRDKAESPSGAPVASGAQKAAVASQMLVYTADIRLRVQEVPKAIDAVEKLAKEMGGYLVVRQDNRITVRVPSAKFDASLDELVKLGELTHRNVSIEDVTDLYFDMQTRMKNLEVVKKRLEELLEKAKTVEESLAVQRQLERVTIELERLRGKLKLLAELVMFSTITVMLEPKSTEHIDSKVRLPFPWMDRLGLGELLRL, encoded by the coding sequence ATGAAGCAACTGCTCTCCTGGTTGGTCCTGCTGATCGCGGTGGTGGGCTGCGGAGCGGCGAAGAGCGGCGACGCCGCCAGCAGCGGAGGGGCCGCCTATCCCGGGGCGCCGATGGCGGACTCCGTCCAGACCGTCAGCGAAGGCGAGATGATGGAGGCGGACGAAGCGCCACCAGCGCCTCCCGAGCCGGGTCCGGCGCCCGAAGGCGCGATGGTGGCGGGGCGTGCCTCCGCGGGCAGCACCGGCGGTGCACCGCCGCCGGCGCAGGCGCCGATGCCCGCGGCGAAGGCGGCGCCAGCCAGGCAGCCCGATCTCGCAGCGAGGGACAACCGCGACAAGGCCGAGAGCCCGAGCGGAGCGCCGGTGGCGAGTGGTGCCCAGAAGGCGGCGGTCGCCTCCCAGATGCTGGTCTACACCGCGGACATCCGGCTGCGCGTGCAGGAGGTGCCGAAGGCCATCGACGCGGTGGAGAAGCTCGCGAAGGAGATGGGCGGCTACCTGGTCGTGCGCCAGGACAACCGCATCACCGTGCGCGTGCCCAGCGCCAAGTTCGACGCCTCCCTCGACGAGCTGGTGAAGCTCGGCGAGCTCACGCACCGCAACGTGAGCATCGAGGACGTCACCGATCTCTACTTCGACATGCAGACCCGCATGAAGAACCTGGAGGTGGTGAAGAAGCGACTGGAAGAGCTGCTGGAGAAGGCCAAGACCGTCGAGGAGTCGCTGGCGGTGCAGCGCCAGCTCGAGCGCGTGACCATCGAGCTCGAGCGCCTGCGCGGCAAGCTGAAGCTCCTGGCGGAGCTGGTGATGTTCTCGACCATCACCGTGATGCTCGAGCCGAAGAGCACCGAGCACATCGACTCGAAGGTGCGGCTGCCGTTCCCGTGGATGGACCGGCTCGGGTTGGGCGAGCTACTCCGGCTGTGA
- a CDS encoding ADP-ribosylglycohydrolase family protein, whose product MTQAFAGALLGTAAGDALGLPFEGMTRARVRRFLRHRPLTHRIGLVSDDTEHACLVGQALLEAGDDPDRFARALAWRLRWWLAALPAAVGFATLRGIAKLWLGFHPGNSGVRSAGNGAAMRAPLIGVWAAGDAELRRALVRASTRITHVDPRAEEGAQVVAAGAALALGPPRPAEEVVELLLHEVRDDALGRALEAAATDEPLEDYAERLGQGCGVTGFVGHTVPIAVAAWLRHPLSFRDAIEDTVRLGGDTDTTAAIVGALVGANTGPSGIPEEWLGGLRERPRSVEWMRALAERLATRGPPLRLSWPLIPLRNLAFLVVVLGMAGRRALPPY is encoded by the coding sequence ATGACCCAAGCCTTCGCTGGAGCTCTGCTCGGAACCGCCGCCGGTGACGCCCTCGGCCTGCCGTTCGAGGGGATGACTCGCGCACGCGTGCGGCGCTTCCTGAGACACCGGCCGCTCACTCACCGCATCGGCCTCGTCTCCGACGACACCGAGCACGCCTGTCTCGTCGGTCAGGCGTTGCTCGAGGCCGGCGACGACCCGGACCGCTTCGCGCGCGCGCTCGCCTGGCGCCTGCGCTGGTGGCTGGCGGCGCTGCCCGCCGCAGTCGGCTTCGCCACGCTGCGCGGCATCGCGAAGCTCTGGCTGGGGTTTCATCCCGGGAACAGCGGCGTGCGCTCGGCGGGCAACGGCGCGGCGATGCGCGCGCCGCTGATCGGCGTGTGGGCCGCGGGCGACGCCGAGCTCAGGCGTGCCTTGGTGCGCGCCTCGACCCGGATCACGCACGTGGATCCGCGCGCCGAAGAGGGCGCCCAAGTGGTGGCCGCGGGCGCGGCGCTCGCTCTCGGTCCGCCGCGCCCGGCAGAGGAGGTCGTCGAGCTGCTGCTCCATGAGGTGCGCGACGACGCCCTCGGGCGCGCGCTCGAGGCGGCGGCGACGGATGAGCCCCTCGAGGACTACGCCGAGCGCCTGGGGCAAGGGTGCGGCGTCACCGGCTTCGTCGGTCACACCGTCCCGATCGCCGTGGCCGCGTGGCTCCGGCATCCGCTCTCGTTTCGCGACGCGATCGAGGACACCGTGCGGCTCGGCGGCGATACCGACACCACCGCGGCCATCGTCGGAGCGCTCGTGGGTGCCAACACCGGACCGAGCGGGATCCCCGAGGAGTGGCTCGGCGGGCTCCGCGAGCGGCCGCGCTCCGTCGAGTGGATGCGCGCGCTCGCCGAGCGCCTGGCTACGCGCGGCCCGCCGCTGCGGCTCTCCTGGCCGCTGATCCCGCTCCGAAACCTGGCGTTCCTCGTCGTGGTGCTCGGAATGGCGGGGCGGCGGGCGTTGCCGCCGTATTGA